In Heterodontus francisci isolate sHetFra1 chromosome 40, sHetFra1.hap1, whole genome shotgun sequence, one DNA window encodes the following:
- the LOC137353080 gene encoding forkhead box protein A2-like → MLGSVKMESHEVSDWSSLYPDPGEIYPVANSMNPSLGPMNTINSYMSMNSMGSVGNLSPASLNMSYTNLSPPLSVLPGTVSPMTNGLSSMQSSMSPSIGPAGGQTAPINSLSPYQPMSQPLGPLALSPVLNRGKDSKPYRRNFSHAKPPYSYISLITMAIQQASNKMLTLNEIYQWIMDLFPYYRENQQRWQNSIRHSLSFNDCFVKVPRSPDKPGKGSYWALHPDSGNMFENGCYLRRQKRFKCQKEKLSSRPALEPGAKGLENGPDGKNSSPSSEDAESSQSDTSPGSDEQRTLTELGCRSMDNTSSASGPSPVPASLHQTMLHHLLPPSVQHLPDLQNELKMDPHYSFNHPFSITNLMSSEQSHKMDLKLYDQPVHYNNTYNSLLSKSGFETPGAMNDSGSYYQVMYNRSVLNTS, encoded by the coding sequence ATCTATCCTGTGGCGAACAGCATGAATCCCAGTCTGGGGCCCATGAACACAATCAACAGTTACATGAGCATGAATTCCATGGGGTCTGTTGGAAACCTTTCTCCCGCCTCACTCAACATGTCCTACACCAATCTCAGCCCACCTCTCTCAGTCTTGCCAGGCACTGTCAGCCCAATGACCAACGGACTCTCGTCGATGCAAAGCTCCATGAGCCCCAGTATTGGTCCAGCAGGAGGTCAGACTGCCCCCATCAACTCGCTGTCTCCATATCAGCCCATGAGCCAACCCCTGGGGCCGTTGGCTTTATCGCCAGTGCTGAACAGGGGGAAAGATTCGAAACCGTACCGTCGAAATTTCAGCCATGCAAAGCCCCCGTACTCCTACATCTCCCTGATAACCATGGCCATCCAACAGGCTTCCAATAAGATGCTGACTCTGAATGAGATTTACCAGTGGATCATGGACCTCTTCCCATATTACAGGGAGAACCAACAGCGGTGGCAGAATTCCATTCGCCATTCCCTGTCGTTTAACGACTGCTTTGTGAAGGTGCCCCGATCCCCAGATAAACCCGGGAAAGGCTCGTACTGGGCCCTGCATCCTGACTCGGGGAACATGTTCGAGAATGGCTGCTACCTCCGACGCCAGAAACGCTTCAAGTGCCAAAAGGAGAAACTCTCCTCTCGGCCGGCTCTGGAACCAGGCGCCAAGGGATTAGAGAACGGCCCAGACGGAAAGAACTCGAGCCCCAGCTCCGAGGATGCTGAATCCAGTCAGTCTGACACCTCCCCAGGCTCTGACGAGCAGAGGACCCTGACTGAGCTCGGGTGTCGCAGCATGGACAACACATCTTCAGCTTCTGGACCCTCGCCAGTCCCGGCCTCCTTGCATCAAACGATGCTCCATCACCTTCTCCCACCTTCGGTTCAGCACCTGCCCGACCTCCAAAACGAGCTGAAGATGGACCCTCACTACAGCTTCAACCATCCGTTCTCAATCACTAACCTGATGTCTTCGGAGCAGTCCCACAAGATGGACCTGAAGCTCTACGATCAGCCAGTTCACTATAACAACACATACAACTCATTGCTGAGCAAAAGTGGGTTTGAAACACCAGGAGCAATGAATGATTCTGGCTCCTATTATCAGGTGATGTACAACAGATCTGTCCTGAACACCTCGTAA